GTGCGCAACTTGTATGTTCATACTCATACGCAAATCACCAGGTAGAGCAATTTGTAATACTGACAACCAAACTCAAAGAGAAACAAATATATATGTAAGGTAGCAATGATCTGGACAATTAGCATCAGACATAAGCCGAAAAGGAGAGTGAATCCTTTTCGGCTTTTTTTATGCCTTAAAAGCGAAGAGAGCGTCAGTTTTATGGAAGTCATTTTTGAGCCAACATCATGTAAAAGCGTATTAGCAAGATTACTAAAATTGGCTAACATAGCCCGAAAAAAATGGAGGTTATACATGTTTACGTTAAGCGACATCCCGATGTTTTTTGTGAATTTCTTTATTATTTTGCCAATCGTTACATTGGTCCACGAAGCTGGTCACGTACTAGTAGCGAGAATCTTTGGGGGGAGAATTAAATTTTGTATCGGAACTGGTAAGAAATTATTTGATATAGGGCCTCTAGAGGTTAGGAAGAAATATTTTATGGAAGGCTGGTGTCAATACGATAAGTTAACTTACAACCAAACATGGGCACACGTGGCCATTTATCTTGGTGGTAGCCTCTTTAACGTTATACTCATACTGATGATTAATTATCTCATTCTCATAGAAGTGCTACCGAAAGCTCTCGTATTTAGACAGTTTGTTTACTTTTCTTTTTATTTTGTCTTTTTCTCTTTAATGCCTTATAAAAACGACGATGGAAAACCA
The sequence above is drawn from the Pseudalkalibacillus hwajinpoensis genome and encodes:
- a CDS encoding site-2 protease family protein is translated as MFTLSDIPMFFVNFFIILPIVTLVHEAGHVLVARIFGGRIKFCIGTGKKLFDIGPLEVRKKYFMEGWCQYDKLTYNQTWAHVAIYLGGSLFNVILILMINYLILIEVLPKALVFRQFVYFSFYFVFFSLMPYKNDDGKPSDGMAIYDVIRYGKAEDPID